A single window of Psychrobacter raelei DNA harbors:
- a CDS encoding NADH-quinone oxidoreductase subunit N, whose product MNNLVADAWPVLLPFAPVGIVATTLLVVMIAIAVKRSHFLTGTLTVLGLNTGLLVLVGQMMGWFGVPEQVVISGMFMVDPFAQFNMVFIFLASLACCTLAYPYFRTFKDHKEELYLLLLLSTIGALLMVSAHNLASFFMSLELLSVPLYGMLAYAFMRSRSLESGLKYLVLSATASATLLMGMAFIYASTGTLNFKEIAHSLTYVFESPLMILGAAMMTFGIAFKLSAAPFHIWTSDVYQGAPAPVATYLASVTKVAMMALAIRFLLDGAILALPTVNTLLMVIATLSILIGNLLAVRQTNLKRLLGYSSIAHMGYVLVVAVSIGPGAYSITNMYMAIYALTSLGLFGVITLMSSTYKDAGEASELYHYQGLFWRRPVLTGVMTVMLLSMAGIPLTAGFITKFFAIVSAVDGDQWFLAAMIILGSAIGLFYYLRVMLTLFKRPNKTIEFDALGDWGIQVGGIMVILVTLIVLYVGVLPNDFIVWATKSIIW is encoded by the coding sequence ATGAATAATCTTGTAGCAGATGCTTGGCCTGTTTTATTGCCCTTTGCCCCTGTGGGTATCGTTGCCACCACCTTATTGGTGGTAATGATCGCCATTGCGGTAAAGCGTTCACACTTTTTGACAGGCACATTAACCGTCCTTGGCCTAAATACAGGTCTGCTGGTGTTAGTGGGCCAAATGATGGGCTGGTTTGGGGTACCTGAGCAAGTTGTGATCAGCGGTATGTTTATGGTTGATCCTTTTGCTCAGTTCAACATGGTGTTTATTTTCCTAGCCTCACTGGCCTGTTGTACCTTAGCTTATCCGTACTTTAGAACCTTTAAAGATCATAAAGAAGAGCTGTACTTATTATTGTTACTATCGACCATCGGTGCCTTATTGATGGTATCTGCGCATAACTTAGCGTCTTTCTTCATGAGTTTGGAGCTATTATCAGTACCTTTATACGGTATGTTGGCTTATGCCTTCATGCGCAGCCGTTCATTAGAGTCGGGCTTGAAGTATTTGGTCTTATCTGCCACGGCTTCAGCCACGCTACTTATGGGTATGGCCTTTATTTATGCCTCAACCGGTACTTTAAACTTCAAAGAGATTGCTCACTCACTAACTTATGTATTTGAGTCACCTTTGATGATTTTAGGTGCGGCAATGATGACCTTTGGTATTGCCTTTAAACTATCAGCCGCACCTTTTCATATCTGGACCTCAGATGTGTATCAAGGCGCACCTGCACCGGTAGCCACTTACTTAGCTTCAGTGACCAAAGTGGCTATGATGGCTTTGGCCATTCGCTTCTTACTAGATGGCGCTATCTTAGCATTGCCAACAGTAAATACGCTGCTGATGGTTATCGCTACGTTGTCTATTTTAATTGGTAACTTATTGGCGGTACGCCAGACCAATCTTAAGCGCTTATTGGGTTATTCCTCTATTGCGCACATGGGTTATGTGTTGGTTGTTGCGGTCAGTATTGGTCCAGGGGCTTACTCGATCACCAATATGTATATGGCCATATATGCGTTGACTTCACTGGGTCTGTTTGGCGTAATTACCCTAATGTCGAGTACTTATAAGGATGCAGGGGAAGCCTCTGAGCTGTATCATTATCAAGGTCTATTCTGGCGTCGTCCGGTACTGACTGGGGTAATGACCGTTATGCTATTATCTATGGCCGGTATTCCATTGACTGCAGGCTTTATCACTAAGTTCTTCGCGATTGTTTCTGCTGTCGATGGTGATCAGTGGTTCTTAGCGGCTATGATTATCTTAGGTAGTGCCATTGGTTTGTTCTACTACTTACGCGTTATGCTCACCTTGTTCAAGCGTCCTAACAAAACTATCGAATTTGATGCGCTGGGCGACTGGGGTATTCAAGTGGGTGGTATTATGGTGATTTTAGTGACCCTAATTGTGTTATATGTGGGTGTTCTACCGAATGACTTTATTGTTTGGGCCACCAAATCTATTATCTGGTAA
- the nuoM gene encoding NADH-quinone oxidoreductase subunit M yields the protein MTEFQLAWMLPALIATPFIAGTLCWLVEKINNRLPRWIALIGMIITFGLSLVLWREGAFAGMSQQVLAPTAQLPWFAEFSVPWIESFGISFHLALDGMSLLMVSLTAFLGIMAVGCSWGEIQRRVGFFHLNLLWSLGGVIGVFLAIDLFLFFFFWEMMLVPIYFLIAIWGHNATNGKTKEYAATKFFIYTQASGLIMLIGILLLVLMNYRSSGVFSFNYNDLLGTPLGGWEYPIMLCFFIGFAVKLPVMPFHGWLPDAHAQAPTAGSVDLAGILIKTAAYGLIRFVLPLFPEASQQFAPIAMTLGAIGIFYGAWLAFMQTDIKRLLAYTSVSHMGFVILAIYAGTLISLQGLMVQMLAHGLSSAALFIMAGQLYERLHTRELPLMGGMWGQFRYYAPLLMFFCASLLGIPGTGNFIGEILILLGAFEQHPVFVVLATFSLVWAGLYSLLIIYRALFGEKTVPETAVAKTAQSVAAKAQLAKATYATATPAGHKINHSYEEEVPVDKSVKLHDLNKRELTLLLVLAIGLVWLGLYPQPVLDTSSHAMQWINNAYTYHEVVNFDVIDSVQSAVATGEVR from the coding sequence ATGACAGAATTTCAATTAGCTTGGATGTTGCCAGCATTGATTGCAACCCCGTTCATTGCGGGTACGCTGTGCTGGTTAGTAGAGAAAATTAATAATCGTCTGCCACGCTGGATTGCTTTGATCGGCATGATCATCACCTTTGGCTTAAGCTTGGTTTTATGGCGTGAAGGCGCCTTTGCCGGTATGAGCCAGCAAGTGTTGGCACCGACTGCTCAATTGCCTTGGTTTGCAGAGTTTAGTGTGCCTTGGATTGAGTCATTTGGTATCAGCTTCCACTTAGCGCTTGATGGTATGTCACTGCTTATGGTCTCACTGACTGCCTTCCTAGGTATCATGGCCGTCGGCTGTTCATGGGGTGAAATTCAACGCCGCGTGGGCTTTTTTCATCTGAACCTGTTATGGAGCTTGGGCGGGGTAATCGGGGTGTTTTTGGCCATCGACTTATTCTTGTTCTTCTTCTTCTGGGAGATGATGTTAGTTCCTATCTATTTCCTAATTGCCATCTGGGGCCACAATGCCACCAATGGTAAGACCAAAGAATACGCAGCCACCAAGTTCTTTATTTACACCCAAGCTTCTGGTCTCATTATGTTGATTGGTATCTTATTATTGGTACTGATGAACTACCGCAGCTCCGGCGTATTTAGCTTCAACTACAATGACTTGTTGGGGACACCGCTGGGTGGTTGGGAATATCCCATCATGCTGTGCTTCTTTATCGGTTTTGCAGTTAAGCTGCCTGTTATGCCCTTTCATGGCTGGTTGCCCGATGCGCATGCTCAGGCACCGACAGCAGGTTCTGTGGACTTAGCCGGTATCTTAATTAAGACAGCCGCTTATGGTTTGATCCGCTTTGTATTGCCATTATTCCCAGAAGCCTCACAGCAATTTGCACCTATCGCTATGACCTTAGGGGCCATCGGTATCTTCTATGGCGCTTGGCTTGCCTTTATGCAAACTGATATTAAGCGTTTATTGGCTTATACCAGTGTCTCGCACATGGGCTTTGTTATTTTAGCTATTTATGCCGGTACCTTAATCAGCTTACAAGGCTTGATGGTACAGATGTTGGCGCATGGCTTGTCTTCTGCTGCGCTATTTATCATGGCCGGTCAGTTATACGAGCGTTTACATACCCGCGAGCTGCCTTTAATGGGCGGTATGTGGGGACAGTTCCGCTACTACGCGCCGCTGCTGATGTTCTTTTGTGCCTCACTGCTGGGTATTCCAGGTACAGGCAACTTCATCGGTGAGATCCTAATTTTGTTAGGTGCCTTTGAGCAGCATCCTGTATTTGTTGTCTTAGCGACATTTAGTTTGGTATGGGCAGGTTTATATTCACTACTTATCATTTACCGTGCTTTATTTGGTGAAAAAACCGTACCTGAAACCGCTGTAGCAAAAACCGCTCAGTCTGTTGCTGCTAAGGCGCAACTTGCTAAGGCGACTTATGCGACAGCCACGCCTGCAGGCCATAAGATTAATCACAGTTATGAAGAAGAAGTGCCTGTTGACAAATCAGTTAAGCTACATGATTTAAACAAGCGCGAGCTGACTTTGCTGTTGGTACTGGCAATCGGTCTAGTGTGGTTGGGCTTATACCCACAACCTGTTTTGGACACCTCCAGCCATGCCATGCAGTGGATTAATAATGCCTACACTTATCATGAAGTTGTGAATTTTGATGTCATAGATTCAGTCCAATCAGCAGTTGCCACAGGGGAGGTACGTTAA